Proteins from one Setaria italica strain Yugu1 chromosome V, Setaria_italica_v2.0, whole genome shotgun sequence genomic window:
- the LOC101768561 gene encoding uncharacterized protein LOC101768561, with translation MATGNATALRALVVTTLVSFLLIQGVAGEFVCCFCDCYNACKNDPSRPKDKVACHWECFNKSSCRFSCKNPGNCGRHSSNGDDVGVAIASGGGSLGMVNGTGAGGAGGGSLGMVNGTGEGVTP, from the exons ATGGCGACCGGCAACGCGACGGCGCTGAGGGCCCTGGTGGTGACGACGCTGgtctccttcctcctcatccAGGGAGTGGCCGGCGAGTTCGTGTGCTGCTTCTGCGACTGCTACAACGCCTGCAAGAACGACCCTAGCCGTCCCAAGGACAAGGTGGCCTGCCACTGGGAGTGCTTCAACAAATCCAGTTGCAGGTTCAGCTGCAAGAACCCCGGTAACTGCGGGCGGCACTCCTCCAATGGTGACG ACGTGGGTGTGGCCATCGCTTCCGGCGGAGGCAGTCTGGGCATGGTGAATGGCACTGGAGCTggaggggccggcggtggcagtTTGGGCATGGTGAATGGCACTGGAGAGGGAGTCACTCCTTGA
- the LOC101769234 gene encoding uncharacterized protein LOC101769234 isoform X1: protein MAEAEKAGGEAEAEYESDLDDAPLPAARRRAAASDDEEEDEDEGGGGSGSPPPPSTVFDSESDPDRQGAAELYDDGDEGIYGTEEEECGDVFEEREAGGVGGGGGGEVELVAGEVDVAPEDEGKYEEEGLAVEGEEEESAVEGEEEEMKEEEDAAYAVPTAGAFYQHDTRFRGQEDGIRGHQRQIFGGQKIWNPKEEAAWVHDRFNEINLHDNTKSEYLDSVGIMQSVDNGYFEGTRSYSDTKSFDNVQTQPHSYCGNVKGYSEKQNVYREKGSRTYQSHQTTSKSYSRSENAEVSSNADMRQHSSQTLSLQHEKTLPCNQTFRSNTSSAPPPFYSSRSSHQEFPFFQREKARRITFNKLFSSAVHKASLQHEQTLPCNQSFIQREKARRVTFNKLFSSAVHKAHNSLTPQSHPVFRRKAFVPSASPEHGTAVDSHRIVPIDTMPCSALHPISTSHKYSKNSEFWDQVRDVNVAETTRPCTEPQIAVCQQRSVQPPIVPTPRASAQIFVQKDTSTSKIQSHPQTTLISSSDDGEATAPPETSSSVVLSEVTVQDDMKGAERTCFFDGGSLFVGDMEARSSTQYEPGSTSTPTKLPVMLFSGLHPMGPGFPSVSMILPGFVGQQRDGDSEMGPMTWLPILTGATGVQEGTSCPPNFGSNCLKLASSLASPRDHGATNDPISLTSQEIPYPTN, encoded by the exons atggcggaggcggagaaggcGGGCGGGGAGGCGGAAGCGGAGTACGAGAGCGACCTCGATGACGCGCCCCTCCCCGCGGCGAGGCgtcgcgcggcggcgagcgacgatgaggaggaggacgaggacgagggcggcggcgggagcggttcgccgccgccgccgtcaacgGTGTTCGACTCCGAGTCCGACCCCGACAGGCAGGGCGCGGCGGAGTTgtacgacgacggcgacgaggggatTTACGgcaccgaggaggaggaatgCGGGGACGTGTTCGAGGAGCGCGAGGCGGGAGGtgttggcggcggaggcggaggagaggtcGAATTGGTGGCCGGTGAGGTGGATGTGGCGCCGGAGGACGAAGGAAAGTACGAGGAGGAGGGATTGGCggtggaaggagaggaggaggaatcggcggtggaaggagaagaggaggaaatgaaggaggaggaggatgcagCCTACGCCGTGCCGACGGCAGGCGCCTTCTACCAGCACGACACTCGCTTCCGGGGCCAGGAAGACGGCATCCGCGGGCACCAAAG GCAAATTTTTGGTGGCCAAAAGATATGGAATCCTAAAGAGGAGGCGGCATGGGTGCATGATCGGTTTAATGAGATAAATCTCCATGATAATACCAAGAGTGAGTATCTTGACAGTGTGGGTATCATGCAGAGTGTTGACAATGGTTATTTTGAAGGAACCAGATCCTACAGTGATACCAAGAGCTTTGACAATGTTCAGACACAACCTCATTCATATTGTGGCAATGTTAAAGGCTACAGTGAAAAGCAAAACGTGTACAGAGAAAAAGGATCCAGAACCTACCAATCTCATCAGACGACTAG CAAATCATATTCCAGATCAGAGAATGCAGAGGTTTCATCAAATGCAGATATGAGACAGCACTCCTCTCAGACTCTAAGTTTGCAGCATGAAAAAACCCTTCCTTGTAATCAAACCTTTAGATCAAACACAAGTTCAGCTCCACCACCCTTCTACTCTTCTAGATCATCCCATCAAGAATTCCCTTTTTTTCAAAGAGAGAAAGCACGGCGCATAACATTCAATAAACTCTTCTCATCAGCTGTCCATAAAGCAAGTTTGCAGCATGAACAAACCCTTCCTTGCAATCAATCCTTTATTCAAAGAGAGAAAGCACGACGTGTAACATTCAATAAATTGTTCTCGTCAGCTGTGCATAAGGCACATAATTCTCTGACACCACAGTCCCATCCCGTTTTCAGAAGGAAGGCCTTTGTTCCATCTGCATCTCCTGAGCATGGAACCGCTGTTGATTCTCACCGCATAGTTCCTATCGACACCATGCCATGCTCTGCTTTGCATCCTATATCAACATCACATAAATATAGCAAAAATTCAGAATTCTGGGATCAAGTTAGAGATGTAAACGTTGCTGAGACTACCAGACCTTGTACTGAACCCCAGATTGCAGTTTGTCAGCAAAGGTCAGTTCAACCACCAATTGTACCCACACCAAGGGCATCTGCTCAGATATTTGTTCAGAAAGATACCAGTACCAGCAAAATTCAATCTCATCCACAAACAACACTGATAAGTTCATCTGATGATGGCGAGGCCACCGCACCCCCTGAAACAAGCAGTTCTGTAGTGCTATCGGAAGTAACAGTGCAAGATGATATGAAGGGAGCAGAGAGGACCTGTTTTTTCGATGGTGGCAGCCTTTTTGTTGGTGATATGGAAGCAAGAAGCTCTACCCAATATGAACCAGGTTCCACTAGCACTCCAACAAAATTGCCAG TTATGCTGTTCAGTGGCTTGCATCCTATGGGGCCTGGTTTCCCCTCTGTTTCTATGATTCTGCCGGGATTTGTGGGTCAACAACGTGATGGCGATTCGGAAATGGGACCAATGACCTG GTTGCCAATATTGACTGGTGCTACTGGGGTTCAGGAAGGAACAAGCTGTCCACCTAATTTTGGCAGTAATTGTCTCAAACTTGCATCTTCATTAGCATCGCCAAG AGACCATGGTGCAACTAATGATCCTATTTCATTGACTTCCCAAGAAATACCATATCCAACCAACTAA
- the LOC101769234 gene encoding uncharacterized protein LOC101769234 isoform X2, producing the protein MAEAEKAGGEAEAEYESDLDDAPLPAARRRAAASDDEEEDEDEGGGGSGSPPPPSTVFDSESDPDRQGAAELYDDGDEGIYGTEEEECGDVFEEREAGGVGGGGGGEVELVAGEVDVAPEDEGKYEEEGLAVEGEEEESAVEGEEEEMKEEEDAAYAVPTAGAFYQHDTRFRGQEDGIRGHQRQIFGGQKIWNPKEEAAWVHDRFNEINLHDNTKSEYLDSVGIMQSVDNGYFEGTRSYSDTKSFDNVQTQPHSYCGNVKGYSEKQNVYREKGSRTYQSHQTTSKSYSRSENAEVSSNADMRQHSSQTLSLQHEKTLPCNQTFRSNTSSAPPPFYSSRSSHQEFPFFQREKARRITFNKLFSSAVHKASLQHEQTLPCNQSFIQREKARRVTFNKLFSSAVHKAHNSLTPQSHPVFRRKAFVPSASPEHGTAVDSHRIVPIDTMPCSALHPISTSHKYSKNSEFWDQVRDVNVAETTRPCTEPQIAVCQQRSVQPPIVPTPRASAQIFVQKDTSTSKIQSHPQTTLISSSDDGEATAPPETSSSVVLSEVTVQDDMKGAERTCFFDGGSLFVGDMEARSSTQYEPGSTSTPTKLPVMLFSGLHPMGPGFPSVSMILPGFVGQQRDGDSEMGPMTWLPILTGATGVQEGTSCPPNFGSNCLKLASSLASPSHEPVHHRNRSRRYSEMSFAL; encoded by the exons atggcggaggcggagaaggcGGGCGGGGAGGCGGAAGCGGAGTACGAGAGCGACCTCGATGACGCGCCCCTCCCCGCGGCGAGGCgtcgcgcggcggcgagcgacgatgaggaggaggacgaggacgagggcggcggcgggagcggttcgccgccgccgccgtcaacgGTGTTCGACTCCGAGTCCGACCCCGACAGGCAGGGCGCGGCGGAGTTgtacgacgacggcgacgaggggatTTACGgcaccgaggaggaggaatgCGGGGACGTGTTCGAGGAGCGCGAGGCGGGAGGtgttggcggcggaggcggaggagaggtcGAATTGGTGGCCGGTGAGGTGGATGTGGCGCCGGAGGACGAAGGAAAGTACGAGGAGGAGGGATTGGCggtggaaggagaggaggaggaatcggcggtggaaggagaagaggaggaaatgaaggaggaggaggatgcagCCTACGCCGTGCCGACGGCAGGCGCCTTCTACCAGCACGACACTCGCTTCCGGGGCCAGGAAGACGGCATCCGCGGGCACCAAAG GCAAATTTTTGGTGGCCAAAAGATATGGAATCCTAAAGAGGAGGCGGCATGGGTGCATGATCGGTTTAATGAGATAAATCTCCATGATAATACCAAGAGTGAGTATCTTGACAGTGTGGGTATCATGCAGAGTGTTGACAATGGTTATTTTGAAGGAACCAGATCCTACAGTGATACCAAGAGCTTTGACAATGTTCAGACACAACCTCATTCATATTGTGGCAATGTTAAAGGCTACAGTGAAAAGCAAAACGTGTACAGAGAAAAAGGATCCAGAACCTACCAATCTCATCAGACGACTAG CAAATCATATTCCAGATCAGAGAATGCAGAGGTTTCATCAAATGCAGATATGAGACAGCACTCCTCTCAGACTCTAAGTTTGCAGCATGAAAAAACCCTTCCTTGTAATCAAACCTTTAGATCAAACACAAGTTCAGCTCCACCACCCTTCTACTCTTCTAGATCATCCCATCAAGAATTCCCTTTTTTTCAAAGAGAGAAAGCACGGCGCATAACATTCAATAAACTCTTCTCATCAGCTGTCCATAAAGCAAGTTTGCAGCATGAACAAACCCTTCCTTGCAATCAATCCTTTATTCAAAGAGAGAAAGCACGACGTGTAACATTCAATAAATTGTTCTCGTCAGCTGTGCATAAGGCACATAATTCTCTGACACCACAGTCCCATCCCGTTTTCAGAAGGAAGGCCTTTGTTCCATCTGCATCTCCTGAGCATGGAACCGCTGTTGATTCTCACCGCATAGTTCCTATCGACACCATGCCATGCTCTGCTTTGCATCCTATATCAACATCACATAAATATAGCAAAAATTCAGAATTCTGGGATCAAGTTAGAGATGTAAACGTTGCTGAGACTACCAGACCTTGTACTGAACCCCAGATTGCAGTTTGTCAGCAAAGGTCAGTTCAACCACCAATTGTACCCACACCAAGGGCATCTGCTCAGATATTTGTTCAGAAAGATACCAGTACCAGCAAAATTCAATCTCATCCACAAACAACACTGATAAGTTCATCTGATGATGGCGAGGCCACCGCACCCCCTGAAACAAGCAGTTCTGTAGTGCTATCGGAAGTAACAGTGCAAGATGATATGAAGGGAGCAGAGAGGACCTGTTTTTTCGATGGTGGCAGCCTTTTTGTTGGTGATATGGAAGCAAGAAGCTCTACCCAATATGAACCAGGTTCCACTAGCACTCCAACAAAATTGCCAG TTATGCTGTTCAGTGGCTTGCATCCTATGGGGCCTGGTTTCCCCTCTGTTTCTATGATTCTGCCGGGATTTGTGGGTCAACAACGTGATGGCGATTCGGAAATGGGACCAATGACCTG GTTGCCAATATTGACTGGTGCTACTGGGGTTCAGGAAGGAACAAGCTGTCCACCTAATTTTGGCAGTAATTGTCTCAAACTTGCATCTTCATTAGCATCGCCAAG TCATGAACCTGTTCATCATCGTAACAGAAGTCGCAG ATACTCGGAGATGAGCTTTGCCTTGTGA
- the LOC101769907 gene encoding protein SODIUM POTASSIUM ROOT DEFECTIVE 2, with product MGRRKLGLDRVLDCFSLSLCANTCACVHSVEEEEDEDEADERRALVSSQLEELVKLRDLVDGAARTLAFHLEPKTVELKVSMHCYGCAKKVQKHISKMDGVTWFEVDLEKKKVVVTGDITPYEVLESISKVMKFAELWVAPQQQPQAASRG from the exons ATGgggaggaggaagctggggcttGACAGGGTCCTGGACTGCTTCTCGCTCTCCCTGTGCGCGAACACCTGCGCCTGCGTGCActccgtggaggaggaggaggacgaggacgaggccgACGAGCGGAGGGCCCTGGTGAGCAGCCAGCTGGAGGAGCTCGTGAAGCTCAGGGACTTGGTCGATGGAGCTGCAAGAACCCTTGCTTTCCATCTGGAGCCCAAG ACTGTGGAGCTCAAGGTGTCCATGCACTGCTACGGATGCGCCAAGAAAGTCCAGAAGCACATCTCCAAGATGGACG GTGTCACGTGGTTCGAGGTGGatttggagaagaagaaggtggtggTGACGGGGGACATCACGCCCTACGAGGTGCTGGAGAGCATCTCCAAGGTGATGAAGTTCGCGGAGCTGTGGGTGGCACCCCAGCAACAACCCCAAGCAGCAAGCCGCGGATAG